In a single window of the Zea mays cultivar B73 chromosome 5, Zm-B73-REFERENCE-NAM-5.0, whole genome shotgun sequence genome:
- the LOC103627859 gene encoding alpha/beta hydrolase domain-containing protein 17C: MGNVTSSVAARLAFFPPEPATYGVEPADQDGAGAGSLLRMTGVSPDAGVEVRALPTRAGTRVVSAFWRHPAARLTLLYSHGNAADLGQMLGLLLELRTHLRVNIMSYDYSGYGASTGKPSEYNTYNDIEAVYDCLKKEYGIEEEDLILYGQSVGSGPTLHLASRLENIRGVVLHSGILSGIRVLYPVKVTLWFDIFKNIDKIKQVDCPVLVIHGTADEIVDFTHGKRLWELAKEKYEPLWIKGGGHCNLETYPEYIRHLRKFINAMEKLAKDSKAARAPPPSSMADEVRRTKCLRFGKR; the protein is encoded by the exons ATGGGCAACGTCACGTCGTCGGTGGCGGCGCGGTTGGCCTTCTTCCCGCCGGAGCCGGCGACGTACGGCGTCGAGCCCGCGGACCAGGACGGTGCTGGCGCCGGCTCTCTGCTGCGGATGACGGGGGTGTCGCCGGACGCGGGCGTCGAGGTGCGCGCGCTGCCCACCAGGGCCGGCACGCGCGTCGTCTCCGCCTTCTGGCGCCACCCCGCGGCGCGGCTCACGCTGCTCTACTCCCACGGCAACGCCGCCGACCTCGGCCAGATGCTCGGCCTCCTCCTCGAGCTCCGCACGCACCTCCGCGTCAACATCATGAG CTATGATTATTCAGGCTATGGTGCCTCTACAGGAAAA CCATCAGAGTACAACACATACAATGACATAGAGGCCGTTTATGATTGCTTGAAAAAGGAGTATGGGATAGAAGAAGAGGATTTAATCTTGTATGGGCAATCAGTTGGAAGTGGACCGACATTGCATTTAGCCTCACGTCTGGAAAATATAAGAGGGGTTGTGCTTCACAGTGGTATACTCTCTGGCATACGGGTTCTGTATCCAGTCAAAGTGACACTTTGGTTCGACATCTTCAAG AACATCGACAAAATAAAGCAGGTTGACTGCCCTGTGTTGGTCATACAT GGCACAGCCGATGAGATCGTGGACTTCACGCATGGCAAGCGGCTGTGGGAGCTAGCCAAGGAGAAGTACGAGCCGCTGTGGATCAAAGGCGGTGGGCATTGCAACCTGGAGACGTACCCGGAGTACATCAGGCACCTGCGCAAGTTCATAAACGCCATGGAGAAGCTGGCAAAGGACAGCAAGGCGGCCAgggcgccgccgccgtcgagCATGGCCGACGAAGTAAGACGCACCAAGTGCTTGAGATTCGGGAAGAGATGA